One window from the genome of Buchnera aphidicola str. Ua (Uroleucon ambrosiae) encodes:
- the dcd gene encoding dCTP deaminase yields the protein MRLCDKDIEEWLKRKDLIIDPYPEKKLIHGITVDIHLGNTFRFFHEHTRSFFDLSDSKINRELALKEIMSDEIVFSKEKPFFLQPGSLVLFSTFENITIPNNLVGWLDGRSSLARLGLMVHATAHRIDPGWKGNIVLEIFNAGKLTLVLRPKIKIATLSFEVLSQPVLRPYNLRQEAKYNNQNGVIPSRIHKE from the coding sequence ATGCGTTTATGTGATAAAGATATTGAAGAATGGTTAAAAAGAAAAGACTTAATTATTGATCCGTATCCTGAAAAAAAACTTATTCATGGTATTACAGTTGATATACATCTTGGCAACACATTTCGTTTTTTTCATGAACATACTAGATCATTTTTTGATTTAAGTGATTCAAAAATTAACAGAGAATTAGCGCTAAAAGAGATTATGAGTGATGAAATAGTTTTTTCTAAAGAGAAACCATTTTTTTTACAACCGGGATCTTTAGTATTGTTTTCAACTTTTGAAAATATTACAATTCCAAATAATTTAGTAGGTTGGCTAGATGGTCGTTCTTCTTTAGCTCGTCTTGGATTAATGGTTCATGCTACTGCTCATCGTATTGATCCAGGTTGGAAAGGTAATATTGTTTTAGAAATTTTTAATGCAGGAAAGTTAACTTTAGTTTTACGTCCTAAAATAAAAATTGCAACATTAAGTTTTGAAGTATTATCTCAACCAGTTTTACGTCCTTATAATTTAAGACAAGAAGCTAAATATAATAATCAAAATGGAGTGATACCAAGTCGTATTCATAAAGAATAA
- the hisF gene encoding imidazole glycerol phosphate synthase subunit HisF, with protein sequence MLAKRIIACLDVSNGVVVKGIKFKNHQIVGDIIPLAKRYANEGIDELVFYDITASTKNKLVSHDWIKKIAQVINIPFCVAGGIKSIKDAQDILSSGADKISINSAALINPHLITEISNQFGVQCTVVGIDSLFDQKKNCYMVQQYTGDVSQTYQTIWKTSDWVKKVQEQGAGEIVLNVMNQDGLQTGYDIIHLKKIRKICKVPLIASGGAGTLEHFYDALYHSNVDGVLAASVFHKKIIDIKILKSFLINKGIEIREC encoded by the coding sequence ATGTTGGCAAAACGAATCATAGCATGTCTTGATGTTAGCAATGGTGTAGTAGTAAAAGGAATTAAGTTTAAAAATCATCAAATTGTAGGTGATATTATACCGTTAGCTAAGCGTTATGCAAACGAAGGTATAGATGAGTTGGTTTTTTATGACATAACTGCATCAACAAAAAATAAATTAGTTAGTCATGATTGGATTAAAAAAATTGCACAAGTAATTAATATTCCCTTTTGTGTAGCTGGTGGAATTAAAAGTATAAAAGATGCTCAAGATATTTTATCTAGTGGTGCAGATAAAATATCCATTAATTCTGCTGCATTGATTAATCCTCATTTAATAACTGAAATTTCCAATCAGTTTGGAGTCCAGTGTACAGTAGTTGGAATTGATTCTTTATTTGATCAAAAAAAAAATTGTTATATGGTGCAACAATATACAGGCGATGTCAGTCAAACTTATCAAACTATTTGGAAAACCAGTGATTGGGTAAAAAAAGTACAAGAACAAGGTGCTGGTGAAATTGTATTAAATGTAATGAATCAAGATGGATTGCAAACGGGTTATGATATTATTCATCTCAAAAAAATTAGAAAAATATGTAAAGTACCATTGATTGCATCAGGAGGAGCTGGAACTTTAGAACATTTTTATGATGCTTTATATCATTCTAATGTAGATGGTGTTTTAGCTGCATCGGTTTTTCATAAGAAAATAATAGATATTAAAATTTTAAAAAGTTTTTTAATAAACAAAGGTATAGAAATTAGAGAATGTTAA
- a CDS encoding riboflavin synthase: MFTGIVHGIATIVFIEKKKNIYTFTVELSSFLSKNLKVGDSIAYNGCCVTIQNINNSYFICDVIKETLKITNLGMLSIGDNINVERSVKYGDEIGGHIISGHIITTAKISNILHVNNSYVIWLQLKNNKLIKYLFYKGFICVDGISLTIGKITQNEFCINIIPHTLFVTTIGSKKINDIMNIEIDFYTQTIVDTTERLLKKDFQ, encoded by the coding sequence ATGTTTACAGGTATTGTACATGGAATCGCGACTATCGTATTTATAGAAAAGAAAAAAAATATTTATACCTTTACTGTTGAACTTTCATCTTTTTTATCTAAAAATTTAAAGGTAGGTGATTCAATTGCATATAATGGATGTTGTGTAACTATTCAAAATATAAATAATTCTTATTTTATATGCGATGTTATTAAAGAAACATTGAAAATTACTAATTTAGGCATGCTTTCTATTGGAGATAATATTAATGTAGAAAGATCAGTAAAATATGGTGATGAAATTGGCGGTCATATAATATCAGGTCATATCATAACTACCGCTAAAATTTCAAATATACTTCATGTAAATAATAGTTATGTTATATGGCTTCAATTAAAAAATAATAAATTAATAAAATATCTTTTTTATAAAGGATTTATTTGTGTTGATGGAATTAGTTTAACTATTGGCAAGATTACTCAAAATGAATTTTGTATAAATATTATCCCGCATACTTTATTTGTTACAACAATAGGAAGCAAAAAAATTAATGATATTATGAATATTGAAATTGATTTTTATACTCAGACAATTGTAGATACAACAGAACGTTTACTCAAAAAAGATTTTCAATAA
- the hisA gene encoding 1-(5-phosphoribosyl)-5-[(5-phosphoribosylamino)methylideneamino]imidazole-4-carboxamide isomerase: protein MIIPAFDLINNQIVRLYQGDYLNQKKYNIHLISYLEEYKHKGVKIVHLVDLDGAKNKKNRQIEFFNNILSSTDISMQIGGGIRTKKDINELLKLGVTRVVIGSSIIENKQKIKEWLKIYGSDSIVLALDIRINNKDNKEIYINGWTKKTKYVLEDIIEYFLPSGLKHVLCTDISKDGTLLGPNIQLYKDITNSFQTIEFQASGGVSKLADIIALRKTGVKSVIIGRSLLERKFTIEEALKCWQNES from the coding sequence ATGATTATTCCTGCATTTGATTTAATTAATAATCAAATAGTACGTTTATATCAAGGAGATTATCTAAATCAAAAAAAATATAATATTCATTTGATTAGTTATTTAGAAGAATATAAACACAAAGGAGTAAAAATTGTTCATTTAGTAGATTTAGATGGAGCTAAAAATAAAAAAAATAGACAAATAGAATTTTTTAATAATATTTTATCTTCTACCGATATATCTATGCAAATAGGAGGAGGAATTAGAACTAAAAAAGATATCAATGAATTGCTTAAATTAGGAGTAACAAGAGTTGTAATTGGTTCTTCTATTATAGAAAATAAACAAAAAATAAAAGAATGGTTAAAAATATATGGTTCAGATTCAATTGTTTTAGCATTAGATATACGTATTAATAATAAAGATAATAAAGAAATATATATTAATGGTTGGACAAAAAAAACTAAATATGTTTTAGAAGACATTATTGAATATTTTTTACCTAGTGGATTGAAACATGTATTATGTACAGATATATCGAAAGATGGAACACTATTAGGTCCCAATATTCAATTATATAAAGATATTACTAATTCTTTTCAAACAATTGAATTTCAAGCATCTGGAGGTGTTTCAAAATTAGCAGATATTATTGCATTAAGAAAAACCGGTGTTAAAAGTGTTATTATTGGTAGAAGTTTATTAGAAAGGAAATTTACAATTGAAGAGGCTTTAAAATGTTGGCAAAACGAATCATAG
- the hisH gene encoding imidazole glycerol phosphate synthase subunit HisH: MNIVIIDTGCANLTSIQVAIKHLGYNSIITDNPSIILKAKKIFLPGVGTAAAVMKVLQKKNIINIIKELKQNVLGICLGMQLFFNFSEESNGIKTLGVMKYPVLRLKDTNLSLPHIGWNQIKFQIAHPLFKNIPNYSRFYFVHSYIVPINEYTLSTTTYGINFSSIIQKNNFFGVQFHPEKSGNIGSQLLKNFLEI; this comes from the coding sequence ATGAATATAGTTATCATAGATACAGGATGTGCAAATTTAACTTCAATACAAGTAGCAATTAAACATTTAGGTTATAATTCTATAATTACTGACAATCCTTCTATTATTTTGAAAGCTAAAAAAATTTTTTTACCTGGAGTCGGTACAGCTGCTGCGGTTATGAAGGTTTTACAGAAAAAAAATATAATTAATATTATTAAAGAACTAAAACAAAACGTTTTGGGTATATGTCTTGGAATGCAACTTTTTTTTAATTTTAGTGAAGAATCTAATGGTATCAAAACACTTGGTGTTATGAAATATCCTGTGCTACGTTTAAAAGACACTAATCTATCGTTGCCTCATATTGGATGGAATCAAATTAAATTTCAAATAGCACATCCTTTGTTTAAAAATATACCAAATTATTCAAGATTTTATTTTGTTCATAGTTATATAGTTCCAATTAATGAATATACATTATCTACAACTACTTACGGTATTAATTTTAGTTCAATTATACAAAAAAATAATTTTTTTGGTGTTCAATTTCATCCAGAAAAATCTGGAAATATAGGATCTCAATTATTAAAAAATTTTTTGGAGATATAA
- the gndA gene encoding NADP-dependent phosphogluconate dehydrogenase has translation MSKQQIGVIGMAVMGKNLALNIASKNYTVSIFNRTHSTTQEVIKKHQNNNLFPYYSIKDFVNSLIKPRCIILMVKSGKATDETIKSIMPYLEKEDILIDAGNTFYKDTIRRNDELSEYSINFIGMGISGGELGALKGPSIMPGGQKKAYQLVHPMLKKISAKFQGESCLSYIGPDGAGHYVKMIHNGIEYGDMQLISESYHLLKNILFLNNEELSKIFSEWNKTELNSYLIEITKDIFLKKDQNNNYLIDMILDQAKDKGTGKWISQNALELREPLSLITASVFERYLSSLKKQRIIASKILTGPRIKHLIQDKNGFIEEIRRALYLGKIISYAQGFSQLSAASKKYNWNLQYSKIAKIFRAGCIIRAEFLQKIAEEYSKNQNTVNLLLTSYFSKIANEYESSLRQIVIYAIKYGISIPAFSAAISYYDSYRSLNLPANLIQAQRDYFGSHTYQRIDKLGDFHTNWSI, from the coding sequence ATGTCAAAACAACAAATTGGTGTTATAGGAATGGCGGTAATGGGTAAAAATTTAGCTTTAAATATTGCAAGCAAAAATTATACTGTATCTATATTTAATAGAACTCATAGTACTACTCAAGAAGTAATTAAAAAACATCAGAATAATAATCTTTTTCCATATTATTCTATTAAAGATTTTGTGAACTCACTTATAAAACCTAGATGTATTATACTTATGGTCAAATCTGGAAAAGCAACTGATGAAACTATTAAATCAATAATGCCTTATTTAGAAAAAGAAGATATTTTAATTGATGCAGGTAACACTTTTTATAAAGATACTATTAGAAGAAATGATGAATTATCTGAATATTCAATTAATTTTATTGGTATGGGTATATCTGGGGGAGAATTAGGAGCATTAAAAGGTCCTTCTATTATGCCTGGCGGTCAAAAAAAAGCATATCAACTTGTTCATCCTATGTTAAAAAAAATATCAGCAAAGTTTCAAGGTGAATCTTGTTTAAGCTATATTGGACCAGATGGAGCCGGTCATTATGTTAAAATGATACATAATGGAATTGAATATGGAGACATGCAATTAATTTCAGAATCTTATCATTTGTTAAAGAATATATTATTTCTCAATAATGAAGAATTATCAAAAATATTTTCTGAATGGAATAAAACTGAATTAAATAGTTATTTAATTGAAATTACAAAAGATATTTTTCTTAAAAAAGATCAAAACAATAATTATTTGATAGACATGATTTTAGATCAAGCAAAAGATAAAGGAACTGGAAAATGGATTAGTCAAAATGCTTTAGAACTTCGTGAACCTCTTTCATTAATTACTGCATCTGTTTTTGAACGTTATTTATCTTCTTTAAAAAAACAACGTATAATTGCATCAAAAATCTTAACAGGACCTAGAATTAAACATTTAATTCAAGATAAAAATGGTTTTATTGAAGAAATTAGACGTGCTTTATATTTAGGAAAAATTATTTCTTATGCTCAAGGTTTTTCACAATTAAGTGCTGCTTCAAAAAAATATAATTGGAATTTACAATATTCTAAAATAGCTAAGATTTTTCGAGCTGGATGTATTATTCGAGCTGAATTTTTACAAAAAATTGCTGAAGAATATTCTAAGAATCAAAATACTGTTAACTTATTATTAACGTCTTATTTTTCAAAAATAGCTAATGAATATGAAAGTTCATTACGTCAAATTGTAATTTATGCAATAAAATATGGCATTTCTATTCCAGCTTTTTCTGCAGCAATATCTTACTATGATAGTTATAGATCATTAAATTTACCTGCTAATTTAATTCAAGCACAAAGAGATTATTTTGGATCACATACTTATCAAAGAATTGATAAGTTAGGTGATTTTCATACTAATTGGTCAATCTAA
- the hisC gene encoding histidinol-phosphate transaminase: protein MKNKILKLFRNNIQNLIPYQSARHIGGMHGNILLNANESPLSVCFKSKKKIFNRYPECQPNHLISLYASYVNLSCEQILVTRGADEGIELLIKSFCEPKKDAIIYCPPTYDMYKVSAKIAGVEIKEIPTIKNTWQLDLCNIKSNLIGVKLIYICNPNNPTGNLILLNDLINLLSITSNQCLVVVDEAYIEFSPTDTMTRYLSEYPNLVILRTLSKSFALAGIRCGFTLANQEIINILKKVISPYPISVPVTDIAVQALKEKNIQLMQNRVSMLNNHRIWLIKKLKSIQCVEKVFISQANYVLVKFFMFKEIFKTLWNKGIILRNQHDKKNLEKCIRISIGTHSENVLLIKELKIFSKKNMFSGGVSEK from the coding sequence ATGAAAAATAAAATTTTGAAATTGTTTAGAAATAATATACAAAATTTAATACCTTATCAATCTGCAAGACATATTGGAGGAATGCATGGTAATATATTATTAAATGCTAATGAATCACCTCTATCTGTTTGTTTTAAATCAAAAAAAAAAATATTTAATCGTTATCCTGAATGTCAACCTAATCATTTAATATCATTATATGCTTCTTATGTCAATTTATCTTGCGAACAAATATTAGTAACACGTGGTGCCGATGAAGGAATTGAATTATTAATCAAATCTTTTTGTGAACCTAAAAAAGATGCAATTATTTATTGTCCTCCTACTTATGATATGTATAAAGTAAGTGCAAAAATAGCAGGTGTAGAAATTAAAGAAATCCCTACTATAAAAAATACTTGGCAATTAGACTTATGTAATATTAAGTCTAATTTAATTGGAGTCAAGTTAATATATATTTGTAATCCTAATAATCCTACCGGTAATCTTATATTATTAAATGATCTTATAAACTTATTAAGTATCACTTCTAATCAATGTTTAGTGGTAGTTGATGAAGCTTATATTGAATTTTCTCCGACTGATACTATGACTAGATATTTGTCAGAATATCCAAATTTAGTTATTTTACGAACTTTATCCAAATCTTTTGCATTAGCTGGTATAAGATGTGGTTTTACTTTAGCTAATCAAGAGATCATTAATATTTTAAAAAAAGTTATTAGTCCCTATCCTATATCTGTACCTGTTACTGACATTGCCGTTCAAGCTTTAAAAGAAAAAAATATTCAATTAATGCAGAATAGAGTATCAATGTTAAACAATCACCGTATTTGGTTGATCAAAAAATTAAAAAGTATTCAATGTGTAGAAAAAGTTTTTATAAGTCAAGCTAATTATGTATTAGTGAAATTTTTTATGTTTAAAGAAATTTTTAAGACACTATGGAACAAAGGGATAATTTTAAGAAATCAACATGATAAAAAAAATTTAGAAAAATGCATTAGAATATCCATAGGAACACATTCAGAAAATGTACTTTTAATTAAAGAACTCAAAATATTTTCTAAAAAAAATATGTTTTCAGGTGGTGTCAGTGAAAAGTAA
- the metG gene encoding methionine--tRNA ligase, with protein sequence MSNILRKILVTCALPYANGSIHIGHMLEHIQADIWVRYQRMCGNEVWFVSADDAHGTAIMLKSQDLKISSHALIKNIRKEHKIDFLNFNISHDNYYSTHSLENLYLLRNIFKSLNQKGLIQEKNISQFYDNIKNIFLPDRFIKGTCPICYAKNQYGDFCEICSAIYEPIDLIDPISVISGTQPILKNTKNLYFNLPIFSKMLKNWINSGVLDNVVIKKTEEWFKIGLKSWCISRDAPYFGFKIPNYQNKYFYVWLDAPIGYISAFKNLCFKNKYLNFNDLWDKKSNYELYHFIGKDIIYFHTLFWPAILEASSFRKPNKIFVHGYLTMNGLKLSKSKGAVIKASNWIQCFDSDSLRYYYASKLSNKIDDIEMNLEDFVQKINSDIVNKLVNLASRNASFINKYFNGYLSDELNDVQLYNYFVNSSIDIKKFFENRQFSFVVKESMRLLDIANQYINNKKPWKMIINKNNLIELQKICTIGINFFRIVMIFLKPILPDLSYKTELFLAIELNWKNINSPLLSHKINKFSLLYTRIKFEQINKLMNLCK encoded by the coding sequence ATGTCAAATATATTAAGAAAAATTTTAGTGACATGTGCGTTACCTTATGCAAATGGTTCAATTCATATAGGTCATATGTTAGAACATATTCAGGCAGATATTTGGGTACGTTATCAAAGAATGTGTGGAAATGAAGTATGGTTTGTTTCAGCTGATGATGCACATGGTACAGCGATCATGCTAAAATCTCAAGATTTAAAAATCTCTTCACATGCATTAATTAAAAATATAAGAAAAGAACATAAAATAGATTTTTTAAATTTTAACATTTCGCATGATAATTATTATTCTACACATAGCTTAGAAAATTTATATTTATTAAGAAATATATTTAAATCTTTAAATCAGAAAGGGCTAATTCAAGAAAAAAATATTTCTCAATTTTATGATAATATAAAAAACATTTTTCTTCCTGATAGATTTATAAAAGGTACTTGTCCAATTTGTTATGCAAAAAATCAATATGGAGATTTTTGTGAAATATGTAGTGCAATATATGAACCTATAGATTTGATTGATCCTATATCTGTTATATCAGGGACACAGCCTATTTTAAAAAATACAAAAAATTTATATTTTAATTTACCTATTTTTAGTAAAATGTTAAAAAATTGGATTAATTCTGGAGTTTTAGATAATGTAGTAATTAAAAAAACGGAAGAATGGTTTAAAATAGGTTTAAAATCATGGTGTATTTCTCGTGATGCACCTTATTTTGGATTTAAAATACCTAATTATCAAAACAAATATTTTTATGTTTGGCTAGATGCTCCAATTGGTTATATAAGTGCATTTAAAAATTTATGTTTTAAAAATAAATATTTAAATTTTAATGATTTATGGGATAAAAAATCTAATTATGAATTATATCATTTTATTGGAAAAGATATTATTTATTTTCATACTTTATTTTGGCCCGCAATATTAGAAGCATCTTCTTTTAGAAAACCTAATAAAATTTTCGTTCATGGTTATCTTACTATGAATGGTTTAAAATTATCAAAATCAAAAGGTGCTGTAATTAAAGCTAGTAATTGGATTCAGTGTTTTGATTCAGATAGTTTACGTTATTATTATGCAAGTAAGTTATCTAATAAAATTGATGATATCGAAATGAATTTAGAAGATTTTGTTCAGAAAATAAATAGCGATATTGTAAATAAATTAGTAAATTTAGCATCAAGAAATGCTAGTTTTATTAATAAATATTTTAATGGATATTTATCTGATGAACTAAATGATGTTCAATTGTATAATTATTTTGTTAATTCTAGTATAGATATTAAGAAATTTTTTGAAAATCGTCAATTTAGTTTTGTAGTAAAAGAATCTATGAGATTATTAGATATAGCTAATCAATATATTAATAACAAGAAACCATGGAAAATGATTATTAATAAAAATAATCTGATTGAATTACAAAAAATATGTACAATAGGTATTAATTTTTTTAGAATTGTTATGATTTTTTTAAAACCTATTCTTCCTGATTTATCATATAAAACAGAATTATTTTTAGCAATAGAATTAAATTGGAAAAATATAAACAGTCCACTTTTATCACATAAAATAAATAAGTTTTCATTATTATATACAAGAATTAAGTTTGAACAAATTAATAAACTAATGAATTTATGCAAATGA
- the hisIE gene encoding bifunctional phosphoribosyl-AMP cyclohydrolase/phosphoribosyl-ATP diphosphatase HisIE, with amino-acid sequence MLKKYDLSKINWIKTNGMIPAIIQHYYSKEILMHGYMNKEALLKTKKEGLVTFYSRTKKCLWTKGHTSGNYLKVMEISTDCDYDTLLILVSSIGETCHLNNKSCFSVRKYDIDFLFDLEELIEDKKNNYINNSYTSYLYQSGIYRIAQKVGEEAIETILSAMKKDKNELINESSDLIYHLIVLLHNQDLNLTTVIENLKKRNKKII; translated from the coding sequence ATGTTAAAAAAATATGATTTATCTAAGATAAATTGGATTAAAACTAATGGAATGATTCCTGCAATTATACAACATTATTATTCAAAAGAAATTTTAATGCATGGATATATGAATAAAGAAGCTTTATTAAAAACTAAAAAAGAAGGTTTAGTAACATTTTATTCCCGTACTAAAAAATGTTTATGGACTAAAGGTCACACATCTGGTAATTATCTTAAAGTCATGGAAATTAGCACAGATTGTGATTATGACACGTTATTAATTTTAGTATCATCTATAGGAGAAACATGTCATTTAAATAATAAAAGTTGTTTTTCTGTAAGAAAATATGATATAGATTTTTTATTTGATTTAGAAGAGCTTATAGAAGATAAAAAAAATAATTATATTAATAATTCATATACGTCTTATTTATATCAATCTGGTATATATCGTATAGCTCAAAAAGTAGGTGAAGAAGCTATAGAAACAATATTATCTGCTATGAAAAAAGATAAAAATGAATTAATTAATGAATCTTCAGATTTAATTTATCATCTCATTGTATTATTACATAATCAAGATTTAAATTTAACCACAGTGATTGAAAATTTAAAAAAAAGAAATAAAAAAATAATATAA
- the hisB gene encoding bifunctional histidinol-phosphatase/imidazoleglycerol-phosphate dehydratase HisB, giving the protein MKSKILFLDRDGTLIHEPKNTYQIDSIDKLRFKKNVISSLRKLIKLNYKLIIVTNQDGLGSNNFLLKDFNRPHRFMLNVFSSEGVTFDDVLICPHYLHDNCLCRKPKIHMLKPWLNKINLHNSYVIGDRETDMELAKNMQLKGIKYDDTSFNWIDIEKYIVKYNRYIEVFRTTTETKAHVQLWLDSEETSQINTGIKFFDHMLEQLSVHSGICMNIDIKGDLEVDDHHTIEDTGIVLGDALLQALGNKIGLSRFGFYLPMDESKSNCIIDISNRPYLMFKTTFHYKMVGDLSTSMIEHFFYSLCYAMKITLHLYAEGKNDHHCAESLFKVFGRALRQAIKIEGNKLPTSKGIL; this is encoded by the coding sequence GTGAAAAGTAAAATATTATTTCTTGATCGAGATGGTACATTAATTCATGAACCAAAAAATACTTACCAAATAGATTCAATAGATAAGTTGCGATTTAAAAAGAATGTTATTTCTTCATTACGCAAATTAATAAAATTAAACTATAAATTAATTATAGTGACAAATCAAGATGGGCTTGGTAGCAATAATTTTTTATTAAAAGATTTTAATCGACCGCATAGATTTATGTTAAACGTTTTTAGTTCAGAAGGAGTAACATTTGATGATGTATTAATTTGTCCTCATTATTTACATGATAATTGTTTATGTCGTAAACCTAAAATTCATATGTTAAAACCTTGGTTGAATAAAATCAATTTACATAATAGTTACGTTATTGGTGATCGAGAAACAGATATGGAATTAGCAAAGAATATGCAATTAAAAGGAATTAAATACGATGATACATCATTTAATTGGATAGATATTGAAAAATATATTGTTAAATATAATAGATATATAGAAGTATTTAGAACTACAACAGAAACTAAAGCACATGTACAATTGTGGCTAGATTCAGAAGAAACGAGTCAAATTAATACAGGTATTAAATTTTTTGATCATATGTTAGAACAATTATCAGTTCATAGTGGAATTTGTATGAATATTGATATAAAAGGTGATCTTGAAGTGGATGATCATCATACTATAGAAGATACCGGTATTGTTTTAGGAGATGCGTTATTACAAGCTTTAGGAAATAAAATAGGTTTATCTAGATTTGGTTTTTATTTGCCTATGGATGAAAGTAAGTCTAATTGTATTATAGATATATCAAATCGTCCATATTTAATGTTTAAAACAACTTTTCATTATAAAATGGTAGGTGATCTTAGTACGAGTATGATTGAACATTTTTTTTATTCTTTGTGTTATGCAATGAAAATTACTCTTCATTTATATGCTGAAGGAAAGAATGATCATCATTGTGCAGAAAGTTTATTTAAAGTTTTTGGACGTGCATTACGTCAAGCTATTAAAATTGAAGGAAATAAATTACCAACTTCAAAAGGTATTTTATAA
- the tilS gene encoding tRNA lysidine(34) synthetase TilS, translated as MIDKIIKNYQNKSFLIAYSGGLDSTVLLYQLLKIKKNNIQIRAIHINHNIHSLSQQWTEHCQKICVKNQIPLIIEYLQPHKNMNNLEERLRIQRYNIFYKNLLKNEILLTGHHINDQCETFILSLKRGSGPTGLSCMSFQTSLGNNIIIRPFLNITKKELELWAKKHQLKWIEDISNLQIHYDRNFIRHNVMPILEKKWPYFIQNCLRTINICQKETKLLNYFLHKKIYNLIIFNDCLNIKTFKNMQKDMCTALIRYWLSLKKIKLPSYKSIQYIYDQIIFSRQDANPRIVLKKNEIRRYKETLYFLKIQPSVQNTILFWHNHNIKLKLPNNLGYLEKNKYGNKLPAPHKNELINIRFQYEGKIFILGRHKKRQIKKIWQENNIPPWLRNQIPLLFYNNIFIAALGIFIVNCNMTYRDDWMLSWNNHVKLPNNYLFSFF; from the coding sequence TTGATTGATAAAATTATTAAAAACTATCAAAATAAATCTTTTTTAATTGCTTATAGTGGCGGATTAGATTCCACAGTTCTTCTTTATCAATTACTAAAAATAAAAAAAAATAATATTCAAATACGCGCTATTCATATTAATCATAATATTCACTCACTTTCACAACAATGGACAGAACATTGTCAAAAAATTTGTGTTAAAAATCAAATACCATTAATTATTGAATATCTTCAACCTCACAAAAACATGAATAATCTTGAAGAAAGATTACGTATACAAAGATATAATATTTTTTATAAAAATTTATTGAAAAATGAAATATTACTTACTGGTCATCATATTAATGATCAATGTGAAACATTTATTTTATCTTTAAAAAGAGGTAGCGGTCCCACTGGATTATCATGTATGTCTTTTCAAACCTCGCTTGGTAACAATATAATTATTCGTCCTTTTTTAAATATAACAAAAAAAGAATTAGAACTATGGGCTAAAAAGCATCAATTAAAATGGATAGAAGATATTAGTAATCTTCAAATTCATTATGATCGTAATTTTATACGTCATAATGTTATGCCTATCTTAGAAAAAAAATGGCCTTATTTTATACAAAACTGCTTACGTACTATAAATATATGTCAAAAAGAAACTAAACTACTAAATTATTTTCTTCATAAAAAAATTTATAATTTAATCATATTTAATGACTGTCTAAATATTAAAACATTTAAAAATATGCAAAAAGATATGTGTACAGCTTTAATTAGATATTGGCTTTCATTAAAAAAAATAAAACTGCCTTCATACAAAAGTATTCAATATATTTATGATCAAATAATTTTCAGTCGACAAGACGCTAATCCTAGAATAGTTTTAAAAAAAAATGAAATTAGAAGATATAAAGAAACTTTATATTTTTTAAAAATTCAACCAAGTGTTCAAAATACTATATTATTTTGGCATAATCATAATATAAAACTAAAACTTCCAAATAATTTAGGATATTTAGAAAAAAATAAATATGGAAACAAATTACCTGCACCTCACAAAAACGAATTAATTAATATTCGTTTTCAATATGAAGGTAAAATTTTTATTTTAGGACGACATAAAAAAAGACAAATCAAAAAAATTTGGCAAGAAAACAATATTCCACCATGGTTAAGAAACCAAATTCCACTTTTATTTTATAATAATATTTTTATTGCTGCTTTAGGAATATTTATTGTTAATTGTAATATGACATATCGAGATGATTGGATGCTATCTTGGAATAATCATGTTAAATTACCTAATAATTATTTATTTTCTTTTTTTTAA